In the Diorhabda carinulata isolate Delta chromosome 9, icDioCari1.1, whole genome shotgun sequence genome, one interval contains:
- the LOC130897819 gene encoding uncharacterized protein LOC130897819 isoform X2, whose amino-acid sequence MVADTDHPTTVTANHEKDGSETNLNEYSSKSIFDLVKSGEFSEIAEYVEKSGCEVLRARDEWGYTPAHWAALDGNVEIMRYIVDKGAPIDLPCLGTQGPRPIHWACRKGHAALVQVLLQAGVAVNAADFKGLTPLMTACMFGRTATAAFLLGMGASNDLMDINGDTALHWAAYKGHADLIRLLMYSGSNLQKPDHFGSTPLHLACLSGNLICVKLLCEKSNINLEPLDKNDKTPLMLAQSHRHNDIVELLRAEKKRRSSWFPPLNEVWGLLFGKAGNSKAPLIFFMSSVLLWGYPMYVIRCIPITWNILRGSHYCFIYWNVVMWICWVVANRKNPGYIPMNSESYHRSIKQIPMFDKWKKRHSILNRLCHTCRPLRAKHCRICNRCVSYFDHHCPFIYNCVGLRNRTWFFLFVMSIAVNCSFTIYFAMYCIALEGFGILYILGLLEAFIFSGLGWILTCTSILHACMNLTTNEMFNYKRYPYLRDKRGRYLNPFSRGPILNLIEFFFCTPEDYDDDYGYDYI is encoded by the exons agaattttcagaaatcgCTGAATACGTAGAAAAATCGGGATGCGAAGTTCTTCGGGCTAGAGACGAGTGGGGATATACACCCGCTCATTGGGCGGCTCTCGATGGAAACGTTGAAATTATGCGTTACATCGTGGATAAAGGTGCTCCCATAGATTTACCTTGTCTCGGCACGCAAGGACCGAGACCTATTCATTGGGCTTGCCGGAAAG GCCACGCCGCACTGGTTCAAGTTCTTTTACAAGCCGGCGTGGCTGTCAACGCTGCCGATTTCAAAGGTTTAACGCCGTTGATGACGGCTTGCATGTTTGGTAGAACGGCAACGGCGGCTTTCTTATTGGGAATGGGAGCTTCGAACGATCTGATGGATATCAATGGTGATACCGCCCTTCATTGGGCAGCTTATAAAGGGCACGCCGATTTGATACGTCTGTTAATGTACTCGggaagtaatttacaaaaaccCGATCATTTCGGTTCGACGCCTTTGCATTTAGCCTGTTTGTCTGGAAATTTGATTTGCGTAAAACTCCTATGCgaaaaa AGTAATATTAATTTGGAACCATTGGATAAAAACGACAAAACGCCTTTAATGCTTGCTCAAAGTCATAGACACAACGATATAGTAGAATTACTTCGTGCTGAGAAAAAACGTCGCTCGAGCTGGTTTCCCCCATTAAACGAAGTGTGGGGTCTCCTTTTCGGCAAAGCGGGAAACTCCAAAGCTCCCCTTATATTTTTCATGAGCTCGGTTTTGTTATGGGGATATCCCATGTATGTAATTAGg tGTATACCGATAACTTGGAATATATTACGTGGTTCCCattattgtttcatatattGGAACGTTGTAATGTGGATATGTTGGGTGGTAGCTAACAGAAAGAATCCCGGTTACATACCGATGAATTCGGAGTCGTACCATAGATCTATAAAACAAATACCGATGttcgataaatggaaaaagaGACATTCGATTTTGAATCGATTGTGTCATACTTGCAG GCCTTTACGAGCGAAACATTGTAGAATATGTAATAGATGCGTGTCATATTTCGATCATCACTGtccttttatatataattgCGTTGGTCTAAGAAACCGGACATGGTTTTTTTTGTTCGTAATGAGTATAGCGGTAAATTGttcttttactatttattttgcGATGTACTGTATAGCATTAGAGGGTTTTGGAATTTTGTATATACTCGGATTGTTAGAGGCCTTCATTTTTTCGGGATTGGGATGGATACTTACTTGCACATCG ATACTTCATGCTTGTATGAATTTAACAACTAACGAAATGTTCAATTACAAGAGATACCCTTATTTGAGGGATAAGAGAGGACGTTATCTGAATCCATTTTCGAGGGGTCCAATACTGAATTTAAtcgaattctttttttgtaCGCCCGAAGATTACGATGACGATTACGGTTAcgattatatttga
- the LOC130897819 gene encoding uncharacterized protein LOC130897819 isoform X1, producing MVADTDHPTTVTANHEKDGSETNLNEYSSKSIFDLVKSGEFSEIAEYVEKSGCEVLRARDEWGYTPAHWAALDGNVEIMRYIVDKGAPIDLPCLGTQGPRPIHWACRKGHAALVQVLLQAGVAVNAADFKGLTPLMTACMFGRTATAAFLLGMGASNDLMDINGDTALHWAAYKGHADLIRLLMYSGSNLQKPDHFGSTPLHLACLSGNLICVKLLCEKSNINLEPLDKNDKTPLMLAQSHRHNDIVELLRAEKKRRSSWFPPLNEVWGLLFGKAGNSKAPLIFFMSSVLLWGYPMYVIRCIPITWNILRGSHYCFIYWNVVMWICWVVANRKNPGYIPMNSESYHRSIKQIPMFDKWKKRHSILNRLCHTCRCLRPLRAKHCRICNRCVSYFDHHCPFIYNCVGLRNRTWFFLFVMSIAVNCSFTIYFAMYCIALEGFGILYILGLLEAFIFSGLGWILTCTSILHACMNLTTNEMFNYKRYPYLRDKRGRYLNPFSRGPILNLIEFFFCTPEDYDDDYGYDYI from the exons agaattttcagaaatcgCTGAATACGTAGAAAAATCGGGATGCGAAGTTCTTCGGGCTAGAGACGAGTGGGGATATACACCCGCTCATTGGGCGGCTCTCGATGGAAACGTTGAAATTATGCGTTACATCGTGGATAAAGGTGCTCCCATAGATTTACCTTGTCTCGGCACGCAAGGACCGAGACCTATTCATTGGGCTTGCCGGAAAG GCCACGCCGCACTGGTTCAAGTTCTTTTACAAGCCGGCGTGGCTGTCAACGCTGCCGATTTCAAAGGTTTAACGCCGTTGATGACGGCTTGCATGTTTGGTAGAACGGCAACGGCGGCTTTCTTATTGGGAATGGGAGCTTCGAACGATCTGATGGATATCAATGGTGATACCGCCCTTCATTGGGCAGCTTATAAAGGGCACGCCGATTTGATACGTCTGTTAATGTACTCGggaagtaatttacaaaaaccCGATCATTTCGGTTCGACGCCTTTGCATTTAGCCTGTTTGTCTGGAAATTTGATTTGCGTAAAACTCCTATGCgaaaaa AGTAATATTAATTTGGAACCATTGGATAAAAACGACAAAACGCCTTTAATGCTTGCTCAAAGTCATAGACACAACGATATAGTAGAATTACTTCGTGCTGAGAAAAAACGTCGCTCGAGCTGGTTTCCCCCATTAAACGAAGTGTGGGGTCTCCTTTTCGGCAAAGCGGGAAACTCCAAAGCTCCCCTTATATTTTTCATGAGCTCGGTTTTGTTATGGGGATATCCCATGTATGTAATTAGg tGTATACCGATAACTTGGAATATATTACGTGGTTCCCattattgtttcatatattGGAACGTTGTAATGTGGATATGTTGGGTGGTAGCTAACAGAAAGAATCCCGGTTACATACCGATGAATTCGGAGTCGTACCATAGATCTATAAAACAAATACCGATGttcgataaatggaaaaagaGACATTCGATTTTGAATCGATTGTGTCATACTTGCAG GTGCCTTAGGCCTTTACGAGCGAAACATTGTAGAATATGTAATAGATGCGTGTCATATTTCGATCATCACTGtccttttatatataattgCGTTGGTCTAAGAAACCGGACATGGTTTTTTTTGTTCGTAATGAGTATAGCGGTAAATTGttcttttactatttattttgcGATGTACTGTATAGCATTAGAGGGTTTTGGAATTTTGTATATACTCGGATTGTTAGAGGCCTTCATTTTTTCGGGATTGGGATGGATACTTACTTGCACATCG ATACTTCATGCTTGTATGAATTTAACAACTAACGAAATGTTCAATTACAAGAGATACCCTTATTTGAGGGATAAGAGAGGACGTTATCTGAATCCATTTTCGAGGGGTCCAATACTGAATTTAAtcgaattctttttttgtaCGCCCGAAGATTACGATGACGATTACGGTTAcgattatatttga
- the LOC130897839 gene encoding juvenile hormone acid O-methyltransferase-like: MDRPQLYAKFQDLQKTDNVFVLEKFFDISRWKIEGENALDIGCGDGRFLFEHLIPKLPKHFGKIVAGDCSQNMLEFAKSRYRTPKVDFVEIDIGSENIPEEFENHFHHIYSFYTLHWVKKQRRAFQNIFNMLKPGGDILMSFIAKSNLYDIYENMSKHKKWQHYSTKEYISPYHTLKNPEKYLRNLLRKIGFDIKVCKMVQRSFLFPNLEVFKNTISAVNPIIPKLPPDDVETYLEDFITEVENLKCVTIKNLNNNGEKTIREFHKIFIVVASKPL; the protein is encoded by the exons atggaCCGACCTCAGTTGTACGCCAAATTTCAAGACTTGCAAAAAACCGACAACGTCTTCGTTTTGGAAAAGTTTTTCGATATTTCCCGATGGAAAATCGAGGGGGAAAACGCTTTGGATATAGGTTGCGGGGACGGTAGATTTTTATTCGAACATTTGATACCGAAATTACCGAAACATTTCGGGAAAATCGTCGCCGGTGATTGTTCTCAAAATATGTTAGAGTTTGCGAAAAGTAGATATCGCACGCCGAAAGTCGATTTCGTCGAAATCGATATCGGCTCCGAAAATATTCCCGAAGAATTCGAAAATCACTTCCACCACATCTATTCTTTCTACACGTTGCATTGGGTGAAAAAACAAAG GAGAGCCTTtcaaaatatcttcaacatgttGAAACCAGGAGGGGACATATTAATGTCGTTCATAGCAAAATCTAACTTATACGATATCTACGAAAACATGTCCAAACATAAAAAATGGCAACACTATTCAACGAAAGAATATATATCACCGTATCATACACTAAAAAACCCAGAGAAATATCTGAGGAATCTTTTAAGAAAAATCGGATTCGATATAAAAGTATGTAAAATGGTCCAGAGatcatttttgtttccaaacttGGAAGTTTTCAAAA ATACAATCAGCGCTGTGAATCCTATTATACCGAAATTACCTCCAGATGACGTAGAAACTTATTTAGAAGACTTTATAACGGAAGTGGAGAATCTGAAATGtgtaactataaaaaatttaaataataacggAGAAAAAACGATTCGTGAATTCCACAAGATATTCATCGTAGTCGCTTCTAAACCTTTATAa